A window from Halomicrobium urmianum encodes these proteins:
- a CDS encoding ArsR/SmtB family transcription factor, producing MVDATDAGRGAEPPDPLLPEDSVLDLADYLAMQRAIGNETRFRILRTLARNGDLSATELRETLDVEANNLHYHLDELVDVGLVQNRKRSEPDRDGLYSYYRVSPLGVAMLDHGVEELLRREQVFADRYA from the coding sequence ATGGTTGACGCAACCGACGCAGGCCGGGGTGCCGAACCGCCGGATCCGCTCCTCCCCGAGGACAGCGTCCTCGATCTGGCGGACTACCTGGCGATGCAGCGCGCCATCGGCAACGAGACGCGGTTCCGGATCCTCCGGACGCTGGCCCGCAACGGCGACCTGAGCGCGACGGAACTACGTGAGACGCTCGACGTCGAAGCGAACAACCTCCACTACCACCTCGACGAGCTGGTCGATGTCGGCCTCGTGCAGAACCGCAAGCGGTCCGAGCCGGACCGGGACGGGCTGTACTCCTACTACCGCGTCAGTCCGCTCGGCGTGGCGATGCTCGACCACGGCGTCGAGGAATTGCTGCGGCGTGAGCAGGTGTTCGCCGACCGCTACGCCTGA
- a CDS encoding DUF7509 family protein translates to MRDRLIETLPPVRYRRFLIYLMGPYKAFDVEDVVPEGAAEDTPFLDGTPDEAGETEDVQALLERTRDRLREEIGVNAFLAIDADIPLDEMDAATQSIEFARASNVVALVAPQIGKNLGVGIETGSVLEGIDGQRQERVVFVHETGVRSAMIDSLARRWDATVATYDDEDELVDRLRTFVAQIMNAEHTGELERLDD, encoded by the coding sequence ATGCGCGACCGGCTGATAGAAACCCTCCCGCCGGTCAGGTACCGGCGATTCCTGATCTACCTGATGGGACCGTACAAGGCGTTCGACGTCGAGGACGTGGTACCCGAGGGCGCGGCCGAGGACACCCCGTTCTTGGACGGCACCCCGGACGAGGCCGGTGAGACCGAGGACGTCCAGGCACTGCTCGAACGGACGCGGGACCGGCTCAGAGAGGAGATCGGCGTCAACGCCTTTCTGGCGATCGACGCGGACATCCCGCTCGACGAGATGGACGCCGCGACCCAGAGTATCGAGTTCGCCCGGGCGAGCAACGTCGTCGCGCTCGTCGCGCCGCAGATCGGGAAGAACCTCGGCGTGGGGATCGAGACGGGGTCGGTGCTGGAGGGCATCGACGGCCAGCGCCAGGAGCGGGTCGTCTTCGTCCACGAGACGGGCGTCCGCAGCGCGATGATCGACAGCCTCGCTCGCCGCTGGGACGCGACCGTGGCGACCTACGACGACGAGGACGAGCTGGTCGATCGGCTCAGGACCTTCGTCGCACAGATCATGAACGCCGAACACACCGGCGAGCTAGAGCGGCTCGACGACTAG
- a CDS encoding fumarylacetoacetate hydrolase family protein has product MKRVRFRDSAGNVRGGRWTVEDGEPVVTAAAGPYGRIAFGDESYAPEEVDILPPCEPTKIVCIGRNYADHADEMGNDVPDRPLLFLKPPNTVASHDSTVTLLADKERIDYEAELGVVIGEQCKNVSAKNAEDVIAGYTCVNDLSNRDDQEKEQNWVRGKAFDNAAPIGPLVATPEHLPDDATIESRVNGETKQSSSIDNLIFSIPELIEEITAYMTLEPGDVIATGTPEGVGPLTDGDEVEIEVEGVGTLRHTVRIP; this is encoded by the coding sequence ATGAAACGCGTCCGATTCCGGGACTCCGCCGGGAACGTCCGAGGTGGCCGGTGGACCGTCGAGGACGGCGAGCCGGTGGTCACCGCTGCGGCCGGTCCCTACGGCCGCATCGCCTTCGGCGACGAGTCCTACGCCCCCGAGGAGGTCGACATCCTCCCGCCCTGCGAACCCACCAAGATCGTCTGCATCGGCCGGAACTACGCCGACCACGCCGACGAGATGGGCAACGACGTCCCCGACCGCCCGCTACTCTTTCTGAAGCCGCCCAACACCGTCGCCAGCCACGACTCGACGGTGACGTTGCTGGCCGACAAGGAGCGGATCGACTACGAGGCCGAGCTCGGCGTCGTCATCGGCGAGCAGTGCAAGAACGTCAGCGCCAAAAACGCCGAGGACGTCATCGCTGGCTACACCTGCGTCAACGACCTCTCGAACCGCGACGACCAGGAGAAAGAGCAGAACTGGGTCCGCGGGAAGGCCTTCGACAACGCGGCGCCCATCGGTCCGCTCGTGGCCACCCCGGAACACCTCCCGGACGACGCGACCATCGAGAGCCGCGTCAACGGCGAGACGAAGCAGTCCTCGTCCATCGACAACCTCATCTTCTCCATCCCCGAGCTGATCGAGGAGATCACCGCCTACATGACGCTGGAGCCGGGCGACGTCATCGCCACCGGCACTCCGGAGGGCGTCGGCCCGCTGACCGACGGCGACGAGGTCGAGATCGAGGTCGAGGGCGTCGGCACGCTGCGACACACCGTCCGGATTCCCTAG
- a CDS encoding prephenate dehydrogenase/arogenate dehydrogenase family protein has translation MRLLVVGAGAMGRWFAESAAGEEDEVAFADADPDAAREAAEAVGGRTVDAPVEETFDLVCVAVPLPAAADVIAEYADAAERAICDVTGSMRDPIAAMREHCPDGERASLHPLFAPENAPGAVATVVDESGPLTEAVRERLTDRGNETFETTPAEHDEAMETVQARAHTAVLAFAVAAEEVPDAFHTPISEGLFDLVEQVTGGEARVYSDIQAAFDGADDVADAARRIADADQEAFAELYEQL, from the coding sequence ATGAGACTGCTCGTCGTCGGTGCGGGGGCGATGGGACGGTGGTTCGCCGAGTCCGCGGCGGGCGAGGAGGACGAGGTGGCGTTCGCCGACGCCGACCCCGACGCGGCGAGGGAAGCCGCCGAGGCCGTCGGCGGCCGCACTGTCGACGCGCCGGTCGAGGAGACGTTCGACCTCGTCTGCGTCGCCGTCCCGCTCCCGGCCGCGGCCGACGTGATCGCCGAGTACGCCGACGCCGCGGAGCGAGCGATCTGCGACGTGACGGGGAGCATGCGCGACCCGATCGCGGCCATGCGCGAGCACTGCCCGGACGGCGAGCGGGCGAGCCTCCACCCGCTGTTCGCCCCGGAAAACGCGCCGGGGGCCGTCGCCACCGTCGTCGACGAGTCCGGTCCGCTCACGGAGGCCGTCCGCGAGCGGCTGACCGACCGGGGCAACGAGACCTTCGAGACCACGCCCGCGGAGCACGACGAGGCGATGGAGACCGTCCAGGCGCGCGCCCACACGGCCGTCCTCGCGTTCGCCGTGGCCGCCGAGGAGGTGCCCGACGCGTTCCACACGCCCATCTCCGAGGGCCTGTTCGACCTGGTCGAGCAGGTCACCGGCGGCGAGGCTCGCGTCTATTCGGACATTCAGGCCGCCTTCGACGGGGCCGACGACGTGGCCGACGCCGCCCGGCGCATCGCCGACGCCGACCAGGAGGCGTTCGCGGAACTCTACGAGCAACTATGA
- a CDS encoding small ribosomal subunit Rsm22 family protein, whose amino-acid sequence MNPETRERIRDNAKYLRQVRPIDPEEIYEYVEGEPHPAVVRQVLREEAPDLGLIEREDGTFAPVEEGPLSVDFDGVDALPDAHARRLEDRLVAEFGAGWPEGESGDRLRERIRAVKERYLRQQSVDYDDLTALSYAVYHLPDYYAATQYVLADLAADGLLPNHLRVLDVGAGVGGPALGLIDLLPEDALVEYEAVEPGAGADVLEAMLDETDTNVHASVHREAIEDFEPGDDGEYDLVLFANVLSELDDPEAVLRESLDWLAEDGSVVALAPADRNTATGLREYERAVADRGPATVYAPTVRLWPGESPDSESWSFDVKPDLDVPGFQRRLDEAATESDHEGDREEPSESASGLDQSEREPSEARRHASRGDGEFVNVDVQYAYSVLRTDGRTGIAARGDRSRVARMADAEDLVTNRVDLMAVKLSHDLADGGNPLYLIGDGSQQDDFFAVLTEEDILNADLRRADYGELLSFENALVLWNDDEGAYNVVVDDEAVVDRVPP is encoded by the coding sequence ATGAACCCGGAGACCCGCGAGCGGATCAGGGACAACGCGAAGTACCTCCGGCAGGTCCGACCGATCGACCCCGAGGAGATCTACGAGTACGTCGAGGGCGAGCCCCACCCCGCGGTCGTGCGGCAGGTGCTCCGCGAGGAGGCCCCCGACCTCGGTCTGATCGAGCGGGAGGACGGTACGTTCGCCCCGGTCGAGGAGGGGCCGCTGTCGGTCGACTTCGACGGCGTCGACGCCCTCCCGGACGCCCACGCCAGGCGGCTGGAGGACCGCCTCGTCGCGGAGTTCGGCGCCGGCTGGCCCGAGGGCGAGAGCGGCGACCGCCTCCGCGAGCGCATCCGCGCCGTCAAGGAGCGGTACCTCCGCCAGCAGTCCGTCGATTACGACGACCTGACGGCGCTTTCCTACGCCGTCTACCACCTGCCGGACTACTACGCGGCGACCCAGTACGTGCTCGCCGACCTGGCCGCGGACGGCCTCCTGCCGAATCACCTCCGGGTGCTGGACGTCGGCGCGGGCGTCGGCGGCCCGGCGCTGGGGCTGATCGACCTCCTGCCCGAGGACGCGCTGGTCGAGTACGAGGCCGTCGAACCCGGAGCCGGCGCGGACGTCCTCGAAGCGATGCTCGACGAGACCGACACGAACGTCCACGCGTCGGTCCACCGCGAGGCGATCGAGGACTTCGAGCCCGGCGACGACGGCGAGTACGATCTGGTCCTGTTCGCGAACGTCCTGAGCGAACTCGACGACCCCGAGGCGGTCCTCCGCGAGTCGCTGGACTGGCTCGCCGAGGACGGCAGCGTCGTCGCGCTCGCGCCCGCGGACCGCAACACCGCCACGGGCCTCCGCGAGTACGAGCGCGCCGTCGCCGACCGCGGACCCGCGACCGTCTACGCGCCGACCGTCCGCCTGTGGCCCGGCGAGTCCCCCGACAGCGAGTCGTGGTCGTTCGACGTCAAGCCCGACCTCGACGTGCCGGGGTTCCAGCGCCGGCTGGACGAGGCAGCCACTGAATCAGACCACGAGGGCGACCGAGAGGAGCCCTCGGAATCAGCGAGCGGCCTTGACCAGAGCGAGCGGGAGCCGAGCGAAGCGAGGCGACACGCGAGCCGCGGGGACGGCGAGTTCGTCAACGTCGACGTCCAGTACGCCTACTCGGTCCTGCGGACCGACGGCCGGACCGGCATCGCCGCCCGCGGCGACCGCTCCCGGGTCGCCAGGATGGCCGACGCCGAGGACCTGGTGACCAACCGGGTCGACCTCATGGCGGTCAAACTGAGCCACGACCTCGCCGACGGCGGCAACCCGCTCTACTTGATCGGCGACGGCAGCCAGCAGGACGACTTCTTCGCCGTCCTCACAGAGGAGGACATTCTCAACGCCGACCTCCGGCGGGCCGACTACGGCGAACTCCTGTCCTTCGAGAACGCCCTCGTGCTGTGGAACGACGACGAGGGGGCCTACAACGTGGTCGTCGACGACGAGGCCGTCGTCGACCGCGTGCCGCCGTAG
- the surE gene encoding 5'/3'-nucleotidase SurE, translating into MDEEPVILLTNDDGIESVGFRALYDALEEVGDVTAVAPMSDQSAVGRAISSEVAVREYDLGYAVEGTPADCVVAGVESLVPDVDLVVAGCNRGANLGAYVLGRSGTVSAAVEATFFDVPAIAVSMYIPVREDAAFAEVEADYESYAEATGAARYLADEALGAGVFDCCDYLNVNAPVADWGPAEMVVTEPSRVYQMDAEREGETVTLHDRIWERMAEGDIPDPEGTDRRAVVDGKVSVSPLTAPHSCQHHDALDELADGYGAD; encoded by the coding sequence ATGGACGAGGAGCCGGTCATCCTGCTGACCAACGACGACGGCATCGAGAGCGTCGGCTTCCGCGCCCTCTACGACGCCCTCGAGGAGGTGGGCGACGTCACCGCGGTCGCACCGATGTCCGACCAGAGCGCGGTTGGGCGGGCCATCTCCAGCGAGGTGGCCGTCCGGGAGTACGACCTGGGGTACGCCGTCGAGGGCACGCCGGCGGACTGCGTGGTCGCGGGCGTCGAGTCGCTGGTCCCGGACGTCGACCTCGTGGTGGCGGGGTGCAACCGCGGGGCCAACCTCGGCGCGTACGTGCTGGGGCGCTCGGGCACCGTCAGCGCGGCCGTCGAGGCGACGTTCTTCGACGTGCCGGCCATCGCCGTCTCGATGTACATCCCGGTCCGGGAAGACGCGGCCTTCGCGGAGGTTGAGGCCGACTACGAGAGCTACGCAGAGGCGACCGGGGCCGCCCGCTACCTCGCCGACGAGGCGCTTGGCGCGGGCGTCTTCGACTGCTGCGACTACCTCAACGTCAACGCGCCCGTCGCGGACTGGGGGCCGGCCGAGATGGTCGTCACCGAGCCCTCCCGGGTCTACCAGATGGACGCCGAGCGCGAGGGCGAGACGGTGACCTTGCACGACCGGATCTGGGAGCGGATGGCCGAAGGCGACATCCCGGATCCGGAGGGGACCGACCGGCGTGCCGTGGTCGACGGCAAGGTGAGCGTCTCGCCGCTGACCGCGCCCCACTCCTGTCAACATCACGACGCGCTGGACGAACTCGCGGACGGCTACGGGGCGGACTGA
- a CDS encoding DMT family transporter, with amino-acid sequence MRFRNAICFVALAIAWGSAFTAIKVGLEFFPPVLFAAFRYDLAGVLVLAYAAVATDRWRPRTSDEWLEVAIGGAFMIAAYHALLFVGEQETTSAAAAIVVSLSPVLTTGFARAFLPEERLTAVGLVGLLIGFVGVGVLSDPDPNNLLNERTVSLSLVFLAAAAFALGSVLTRRVETDLPIETMEAWSMLLGAGLMHGISVAMAESVADVEWTADALLALGYLAVVASAVGFLIYFDLLERLGPIEINLVSYAAPVVAAATGLLFLDERPTIATAVGFALILVGFVLVKREALRAELTGLRVTDERAE; translated from the coding sequence ATGCGATTCAGGAACGCGATCTGCTTCGTCGCGCTGGCGATCGCCTGGGGTAGCGCCTTCACCGCAATCAAGGTCGGGCTGGAGTTCTTCCCGCCGGTGCTGTTCGCCGCCTTCCGCTACGATCTGGCCGGCGTGCTCGTGCTGGCCTACGCCGCCGTCGCCACGGACCGCTGGCGACCCCGGACGAGCGACGAGTGGCTGGAGGTGGCGATCGGCGGCGCGTTCATGATCGCGGCCTACCACGCGCTGCTGTTCGTCGGCGAGCAGGAGACGACCAGCGCCGCGGCGGCCATCGTCGTCAGCCTCTCGCCGGTGCTCACCACGGGGTTCGCCCGCGCGTTCCTGCCCGAGGAGCGACTCACCGCGGTCGGTCTGGTCGGCCTCCTGATCGGGTTCGTCGGCGTGGGCGTCCTGAGCGATCCGGACCCGAACAACCTCCTGAACGAGCGGACCGTCTCGCTCTCGCTGGTCTTCCTCGCCGCGGCGGCCTTCGCCCTCGGGAGCGTCCTCACCCGGCGGGTCGAGACGGACCTGCCCATCGAGACGATGGAGGCGTGGTCGATGCTGCTGGGCGCCGGTCTGATGCACGGGATCAGCGTCGCCATGGCCGAGTCCGTCGCCGACGTCGAGTGGACCGCCGACGCGCTCCTGGCGCTGGGCTACCTCGCCGTCGTCGCGAGCGCCGTCGGGTTCCTGATCTACTTCGACCTGCTCGAACGGCTGGGACCGATCGAGATCAACCTCGTCTCCTACGCCGCGCCGGTCGTCGCGGCGGCGACCGGCCTCCTCTTCCTCGACGAGCGACCCACGATCGCCACTGCCGTCGGGTTCGCGCTGATCCTCGTCGGCTTCGTCCTCGTCAAGCGCGAGGCGCTGCGGGCGGAACTGACCGGGCTCCGCGTCACGGACGAGCGGGCGGAGTGA
- a CDS encoding heavy-metal-associated domain-containing protein: MTQTETLDVTGMSCDGCEQNVVNALESTDGVESAEADHESGTVEVVLGDDVDDETLESAVDHAGYEVVA, translated from the coding sequence ATGACGCAGACGGAGACCCTCGACGTGACCGGCATGTCCTGCGACGGCTGCGAGCAGAACGTCGTGAACGCCCTGGAGAGCACCGACGGCGTCGAGAGCGCCGAGGCCGACCACGAGTCGGGCACGGTGGAGGTCGTCCTAGGGGACGACGTCGACGACGAGACGCTGGAGAGCGCCGTCGACCATGCCGGCTACGAGGTCGTCGCCTGA
- the gfo6 gene encoding D-xylose 1-dehydrogenase Gfo6: MTVDVDQYFREEFTRRDWQTVEEGTVRMAVVGLGGFARNRALPAIRDGDFTELSVLVSGSPDKAASLADEFNAETVLDYESFTDGDATDEYDAVYVATPPAYHAEYAVAAAEFGKHVLCEKPLAADSESGERMVAACDDAGVILMTAYRLRTEPALRRMREAVRDGVIGEPVQIQSGFTSKVLEDVGPNTWRLDPEIAGGGALIDLGVYPLNTSRFLLGTEPVAVQAETYSSGPPFDRVDEHASFLVTFPSGVTAACAASFDAQRDNFLRVLGTDGLILLREPFSGTVAQEIVIERGDARTQYTGAAIDEVREEFDYFAHCVLAGTVCETDGEAGCTDLRIVDAAYEAAETGERVSLDLDYSRT, from the coding sequence ATGACGGTCGACGTCGACCAGTACTTCAGAGAGGAGTTCACTCGCCGCGACTGGCAGACCGTCGAGGAGGGGACCGTCCGCATGGCGGTCGTCGGCCTCGGCGGGTTCGCGCGGAACCGCGCGCTGCCGGCGATCAGGGACGGCGACTTCACCGAGCTGAGCGTCCTCGTCAGCGGGTCGCCGGACAAGGCCGCGTCGCTGGCCGACGAGTTCAACGCGGAGACGGTCCTCGACTACGAGTCGTTCACCGACGGGGACGCGACCGACGAGTACGACGCCGTCTACGTCGCCACGCCGCCCGCCTACCACGCCGAGTACGCCGTCGCCGCGGCCGAGTTCGGCAAGCACGTGCTCTGCGAGAAGCCCCTCGCCGCAGACTCCGAGTCCGGCGAGCGGATGGTCGCGGCCTGCGACGACGCCGGCGTTATCCTGATGACCGCCTACCGCCTGCGGACCGAGCCGGCGCTGCGGCGGATGCGAGAGGCGGTTCGGGACGGCGTCATCGGCGAGCCCGTCCAGATTCAGTCCGGGTTCACGTCGAAGGTGCTGGAGGACGTCGGCCCCAACACCTGGCGGCTCGACCCGGAGATCGCCGGCGGCGGGGCGCTGATCGACCTCGGGGTCTACCCGCTGAACACCAGCCGCTTCCTCCTCGGGACCGAGCCCGTCGCCGTCCAGGCGGAGACGTACTCCTCGGGCCCGCCGTTCGACCGGGTGGACGAGCACGCCAGCTTCCTGGTGACGTTCCCGTCGGGCGTGACGGCCGCCTGCGCCGCCAGTTTCGACGCCCAGCGGGACAACTTCCTCCGGGTGCTCGGGACCGACGGGCTGATCCTGTTGCGCGAGCCGTTCAGCGGGACCGTCGCCCAGGAGATCGTCATCGAGCGAGGGGACGCGCGCACCCAGTACACGGGCGCGGCGATCGACGAGGTCCGCGAGGAGTTCGACTACTTCGCGCACTGTGTGCTCGCCGGGACCGTCTGCGAGACGGACGGCGAGGCCGGTTGCACCGACCTCCGCATCGTCGACGCCGCCTACGAGGCCGCCGAGACCGGCGAGCGGGTGTCGCTGGACCTCGACTACAGTAGAACGTGA
- a CDS encoding carbonic anhydrase, protein MDESFVDLIQRNAEHARAFGDRFDGVQEAQHPVAVTVCCSDSRVLQDSIWNNDEPGRIFSCGNIGNRVVQRTADGEVVSGDVLYPLLHTGTELAVVVGHTGCGAVTATHDALTGDVSDAPGIEHCIDLLGSHLADGAEALPDGLNRSDAVNRLVEYNVDRQVQFLRESDDVPDEVDVAGVVYDFQDVYSDRRGEVQVINVEGETDVDALRGEFPEIETRIDRLWEY, encoded by the coding sequence ATGGACGAGTCGTTCGTCGACCTGATCCAGCGAAACGCCGAGCACGCACGGGCCTTCGGAGACCGGTTCGACGGGGTACAGGAGGCGCAACACCCCGTCGCCGTCACCGTCTGCTGTTCGGACTCGCGGGTCCTCCAGGACAGCATCTGGAACAACGACGAGCCCGGCCGCATCTTCAGTTGCGGGAACATCGGCAACCGCGTCGTCCAGCGGACGGCCGACGGCGAGGTCGTCTCCGGAGACGTCCTCTACCCCCTGCTACACACGGGGACGGAACTCGCGGTCGTCGTCGGGCACACGGGCTGTGGCGCCGTCACGGCGACCCACGACGCGCTGACCGGCGACGTGTCCGACGCCCCGGGGATCGAACACTGCATCGACCTGCTGGGCTCGCACCTCGCGGACGGGGCCGAGGCCCTCCCGGACGGCCTGAATCGGTCCGACGCGGTCAATCGCCTCGTCGAGTACAACGTCGACCGGCAGGTCCAGTTCCTCCGCGAGAGCGACGACGTTCCCGACGAGGTCGACGTCGCCGGCGTCGTCTACGACTTCCAGGACGTCTACTCGGACCGACGCGGCGAGGTGCAGGTGATCAACGTCGAGGGCGAGACCGACGTCGACGCCTTGCGCGGTGAGTTCCCCGAGATCGAGACCCGGATCGACCGCCTCTGGGAGTACTGA